The Bacillota bacterium nucleotide sequence CAGAGCTTCAAGCCTTCCGCCTCCTTCGTCGCCCTGACAGGCCGACCCTAGTAGTTCTCGCAGAGGAGCTCGTAATAGGACTGGGGATGTGCACATGCCGGGCAGACAGACGGTGCCTCAGGCCCTTCATGGACGTACCCGCAATTCCTGCACTTCCATCTGACTGGCTGTTCCTTCTTGAACACCGTACCTTCCAGCACGTTCTTGCGGAGGGCAAGATACCTCCTCTCATGCTGCTCTTCGACTTCTCCGATCTCCCTGAATACATCCGCGATCTCG carries:
- a CDS encoding rubrerythrin family protein, which gives rise to ADNEKEHAKRLLKFVGLVSDTAENLKHAAEGENYEWTSMYKDFEKVAREEGFDEIADVFREIGEVEEQHERRYLALRKNVLEGTVFKKEQPVRWKCRNCGYVHEGPEAPSVCPACAHPQSYYELLCENY